From one Bacteroides fragilis NCTC 9343 genomic stretch:
- a CDS encoding xylulokinase: MFLLGYDIGSSSVKASLVDAETGKCVASAFFPKTEAGIIAVRPGWAEQEPESWWENLKLSTRSILSESRVDAKDIKAIGISYQMHGLVCVDKRQRTLRPAIIWCDSRAVSYGQRAFEAIGEKFCLAHLLNSPGNFTASKLAWVKENEPDIYEQIDKIMLPGDYIAMKLSGEVCTTIEGLSEGMFWDFRNNRPADFLMQYYGIDPSLIADIRPTFAEQGRLTGTAARELGLQEGTPITYRAGDQPNNALSLNVFNPGEIASTAGTSGVVYGVNGEINYDPQSRVNTFAHVNHTATDPRLGVLLCINGTGILNSWIRRNVAPEGISYAEMNRFASSVPIGSAGISILPFGNGAERMLDNRATGCGIHGVDFNRHDKSHLIRAAQEGIVFSFKYGIDIMEEMGIPVKKIHAGHANMFLSSVFRETLAGTTEATIELYDTDGSVGAAKGAGMGAGIYKNHEEAFATLDKLTVVEPDAGKQQEYTDAYARWKQCLTQSMQTETENK, from the coding sequence ATGTTTTTATTAGGTTATGATATAGGCAGCTCTTCGGTTAAAGCGAGCCTGGTAGATGCAGAAACAGGTAAATGTGTCGCTTCTGCGTTCTTTCCGAAAACAGAGGCGGGCATCATTGCCGTACGTCCCGGATGGGCAGAGCAAGAACCGGAAAGTTGGTGGGAGAACTTGAAACTCTCCACCCGATCCATTCTCTCGGAATCACGGGTAGATGCCAAAGACATCAAAGCCATCGGCATCTCTTATCAAATGCACGGTCTGGTGTGTGTGGACAAACGGCAACGCACACTGCGTCCGGCCATTATCTGGTGCGATTCACGTGCGGTCTCCTACGGGCAGAGGGCATTCGAGGCAATCGGTGAGAAGTTCTGTCTGGCACATTTGCTTAATTCTCCCGGAAACTTTACTGCTTCAAAACTGGCATGGGTGAAAGAAAACGAACCGGATATCTATGAACAGATCGATAAAATCATGTTGCCGGGAGATTACATCGCCATGAAACTGAGCGGTGAAGTATGTACGACAATAGAGGGACTCTCCGAAGGAATGTTTTGGGACTTCCGAAACAACCGCCCGGCCGACTTCCTAATGCAATATTACGGAATCGATCCTTCGCTGATAGCCGACATCCGGCCTACTTTCGCCGAACAGGGGCGACTGACAGGTACGGCTGCCCGGGAACTCGGGCTACAAGAAGGCACTCCGATCACTTACCGTGCAGGAGACCAGCCCAACAACGCTCTTTCCCTGAATGTGTTCAACCCGGGTGAGATAGCTTCCACAGCCGGAACATCGGGAGTCGTATACGGAGTAAACGGCGAAATCAATTATGATCCGCAGTCACGTGTCAACACCTTTGCCCATGTCAACCATACTGCTACCGATCCCCGCCTCGGCGTATTGCTCTGTATTAATGGAACAGGGATTCTTAACTCGTGGATCAGGCGCAATGTTGCCCCCGAAGGTATTTCGTACGCCGAGATGAACCGTTTTGCTTCATCCGTTCCCATCGGCAGTGCAGGTATCAGCATCCTTCCTTTCGGCAACGGAGCAGAACGAATGCTCGATAATCGGGCAACCGGTTGCGGTATACACGGCGTAGACTTCAACAGGCATGACAAATCACATCTGATCCGGGCGGCACAGGAAGGAATCGTCTTTTCATTTAAATATGGCATCGACATTATGGAAGAGATGGGCATCCCCGTTAAAAAGATCCATGCCGGACACGCCAATATGTTTCTGAGTTCTGTTTTTCGCGAGACACTGGCCGGTACGACGGAAGCCACCATCGAACTCTATGACACAGACGGTTCCGTTGGTGCAGCCAAAGGAGCAGGAATGGGAGCGGGCATATATAAAAACCATGAAGAAGCATTCGCCACTCTCGATAAGCTGACAGTCGTAGAACCGGATGCCGGCAAACAACAGGAATACACTGATGCTTACGCACGGTGGAAACAATGTCTGACTCAGTCCATGCAGACAGAAACAGAGAATAAGTAA
- a CDS encoding phosphatase PAP2 family protein has product MSPRKLMFWLFACIFLVCALRAGLLTSADQYIYHLRNMHASTFAYRYDDFLPYLPIVAMFVLKLTGVKSRSNWKRMLVSTVFSYILMGTIVLTMKSLAGVLRPDGSDFLSFPSGHTATAFTAATLLYKEYGFKTPLAGIATFLPAVVTGFTRQLNNRHWLSDVLAGAIIGIMMVELAYFLTDRLLMKTGAQTCSKS; this is encoded by the coding sequence ATGAGTCCACGTAAATTAATGTTTTGGTTGTTTGCCTGTATCTTTTTAGTTTGTGCCCTGCGGGCCGGGTTATTGACAAGTGCTGATCAATATATCTATCATTTACGTAATATGCATGCTTCTACTTTTGCATATCGGTATGATGATTTTTTGCCATACCTTCCGATTGTTGCTATGTTCGTGTTAAAACTTACAGGAGTAAAGAGCCGTAGTAACTGGAAACGAATGCTCGTCTCTACTGTATTTTCTTATATATTAATGGGGACCATAGTGCTTACAATGAAATCACTGGCGGGGGTTCTTCGTCCCGACGGTTCCGATTTCCTTTCATTCCCTTCGGGGCATACAGCTACGGCTTTTACGGCTGCCACACTACTGTATAAAGAATATGGTTTCAAGACCCCCCTAGCGGGTATTGCTACCTTCTTGCCGGCAGTTGTCACCGGATTCACAAGGCAGTTGAATAATCGCCATTGGCTGAGCGACGTTTTGGCAGGTGCCATTATCGGTATCATGATGGTAGAGTTAGCCTATTTTCTTACCGATAGGCTCTTAATGAAAACCGGTGCACAGACTTGTTCCAAATCATAA
- the xylA gene encoding xylose isomerase, whose amino-acid sequence MATKEYFPGIGKIKFEGKDSKNPMAFRYYDAEKMINGRSMKDWLKFAMAWWHTLCAEGGDQFGGGTKQFPWNGDPDPVQAAKNKMDAGFEFMQKMGIGYYCFHDVDLVTEADSIEAYEANLKELVAYAKQKQAETGIKLLWGTANVFSHARYMNGAATNPDFDVVARAAVQIKNAIDATIELGGTNYVFWGGREGYMSLLNTDQKREKEHLAQMLTIARDYGRARGFKGTFLIEPKPMEPTKHQYDVDTETVIGFLKAHGLNQDFKVNIEVNHATLAGHTFEHELAVAVDNGMLGSIDANRGDYQNGWDTDQFPIDNFELTQAMMQIIRNDGLGNGGTNFDAKTRRNSTDPEDIFIAHIAGMDAMARALESAANLLNESPYQKMLSDRYASFDAGKGKEFEEGKLSLEELVAYAKANGEPKQTSGQQELYEALVNIYSL is encoded by the coding sequence ATGGCAACAAAAGAGTACTTCCCGGGTATAGGGAAAATTAAATTTGAAGGAAAAGACAGTAAGAACCCGATGGCATTTCGCTATTACGATGCCGAGAAAATGATTAACGGGCGTAGTATGAAAGATTGGTTAAAGTTTGCAATGGCATGGTGGCATACACTTTGTGCCGAAGGCGGTGACCAGTTTGGAGGCGGAACCAAACAGTTCCCATGGAACGGTGACCCTGATCCCGTGCAGGCAGCCAAGAATAAAATGGATGCCGGTTTCGAGTTTATGCAGAAAATGGGCATCGGGTATTATTGCTTCCATGATGTCGATCTGGTTACGGAAGCCGACAGCATCGAAGCCTATGAGGCCAACTTGAAAGAGCTGGTTGCTTATGCTAAGCAGAAACAGGCCGAAACAGGCATCAAACTGTTGTGGGGAACGGCCAATGTATTCAGCCACGCGCGTTACATGAACGGTGCAGCCACCAATCCCGATTTTGATGTTGTGGCCCGTGCCGCTGTCCAGATAAAGAATGCGATTGATGCCACCATTGAACTGGGAGGTACGAACTATGTCTTTTGGGGTGGACGCGAAGGCTATATGTCGTTGCTGAATACTGATCAGAAACGCGAAAAAGAACATCTGGCACAGATGCTGACCATTGCCCGTGATTATGGACGTGCACGTGGTTTCAAGGGCACTTTCCTGATTGAACCGAAACCCATGGAACCGACAAAGCATCAGTATGATGTCGATACAGAGACAGTTATCGGCTTCCTGAAGGCTCACGGACTGAATCAAGACTTCAAAGTGAATATCGAAGTGAATCATGCCACCCTTGCAGGACATACGTTCGAACATGAACTGGCGGTGGCTGTAGACAACGGAATGTTGGGGTCTATCGACGCAAACCGCGGCGATTATCAGAACGGATGGGATACGGATCAATTTCCGATTGACAACTTCGAACTGACACAAGCCATGATGCAGATTATCCGTAACGACGGATTAGGTAACGGCGGTACAAACTTCGATGCCAAAACTCGCCGGAACTCTACTGACCCGGAAGATATCTTTATCGCACATATTGCCGGAATGGATGCTATGGCACGTGCCTTGGAAAGCGCAGCCAATCTGCTCAATGAGTCTCCTTACCAGAAAATGTTGTCCGACCGTTATGCCTCGTTCGATGCGGGCAAAGGCAAGGAGTTCGAAGAAGGGAAACTCAGCCTGGAGGAACTGGTTGCTTATGCCAAAGCCAACGGAGAGCCGAAGCAGACCAGCGGCCAACAGGAACTGTATGAAGCACTCGTTAATATCTACTCATTATAA
- the sucC gene encoding ADP-forming succinate--CoA ligase subunit beta, whose protein sequence is MKVHEYQAKEIFSTYGIPVERHALCHTADGAVAAYHRMGVNRVAIKAQVLTGGRGKAGGVKLANNDRDVYQYAQTILEMTIKGYPVTKILLSEAVNIAAEYYISFTIDRNTRSVTLIMSAAGGMDIEEVARQSPEKIIRCSIDPLIGVPDYLAHKFAFSLFEQAEQANRMATIIQDLYKAFIEKDASLAEINPLVLTPVGTLLAIDAKMVFDDNALYRHPDLQKLSEPTEDEKLEAIAKERGFSYVRMDGEIGCMVNGAGLAMTTMDMIKLYGGNPANFLDIGGSSNPVKVIEAMRLLLDDKKVKVVFINIFGGITRCDDVAIGLLQAFEQIQTDIPIIVRLTGTNGNMGRELLRKNNRFQVAQTMEEATKMAIESLKKESI, encoded by the coding sequence ATGAAAGTACACGAATATCAGGCAAAGGAGATTTTCTCCACTTACGGAATACCTGTCGAGAGGCATGCTTTATGCCATACGGCAGATGGGGCTGTGGCTGCTTATCACCGAATGGGGGTAAACCGGGTAGCCATAAAAGCCCAAGTGCTGACCGGCGGGCGGGGAAAAGCCGGCGGAGTAAAGTTGGCCAATAATGATAGAGATGTCTACCAATACGCTCAAACTATTTTGGAGATGACTATAAAAGGTTATCCCGTCACCAAGATTCTTCTTAGTGAGGCTGTCAACATTGCAGCCGAATATTACATCAGTTTTACGATAGACCGTAATACGCGCTCTGTCACGCTGATTATGAGTGCGGCCGGTGGTATGGACATCGAGGAAGTAGCCCGCCAATCTCCGGAAAAGATAATACGTTGCAGCATTGATCCTCTAATCGGAGTTCCCGATTATCTGGCACATAAGTTTGCTTTCTCTCTCTTTGAACAAGCTGAGCAAGCTAACCGGATGGCAACTATTATTCAAGATCTTTACAAAGCATTTATTGAAAAAGATGCTTCACTTGCTGAAATTAATCCATTGGTACTTACCCCTGTTGGGACATTATTGGCTATTGATGCCAAAATGGTTTTTGATGATAATGCACTTTATCGTCATCCGGACTTACAGAAGTTATCAGAGCCCACAGAAGATGAGAAGTTGGAAGCGATTGCCAAAGAAAGAGGATTCAGCTATGTGCGCATGGACGGCGAGATAGGCTGTATGGTTAATGGAGCCGGTCTGGCTATGACAACTATGGATATGATCAAGCTTTATGGAGGAAATCCGGCTAATTTCCTTGATATTGGCGGTAGTTCAAATCCTGTCAAGGTGATAGAAGCTATGAGATTATTGCTGGATGACAAAAAAGTCAAAGTAGTCTTTATCAATATTTTCGGAGGTATCACCCGATGTGACGATGTAGCCATCGGACTCTTACAGGCGTTTGAGCAGATACAAACGGATATTCCTATTATTGTGCGGCTTACAGGCACTAATGGAAATATGGGACGTGAATTATTGCGTAAGAATAACCGTTTTCAAGTGGCCCAGACAATGGAAGAAGCTACTAAAATGGCTATAGAATCATTAAAGAAAGAATCGATATGA
- a CDS encoding winged helix-turn-helix domain-containing protein, whose amino-acid sequence MELETIGENAGKVWRTLNEMRGEISIQELSRKINLSAEDVALAVGWLARENNIFIQRHNYLLYVSHDAF is encoded by the coding sequence ATGGAATTAGAGACAATTGGAGAAAACGCCGGCAAAGTATGGCGCACCCTGAATGAAATGAGGGGAGAAATATCTATTCAGGAACTTAGTCGGAAAATTAACCTCAGCGCCGAAGACGTTGCACTTGCGGTAGGTTGGTTAGCCAGAGAAAATAATATTTTTATTCAGAGACACAACTACCTGTTATACGTCAGTCATGATGCTTTCTGA
- a CDS encoding NUDIX hydrolase — MHDIPKQIPLANNHISVDCVVIGFDGEQLKVLLINRIGEENGKVYRDMKLPGSLIYMDEDLDEAAQRVLFELTGIRNVNLMQFKAFGSKNRTSNPKDVHWLERAMQSKVERIVTIAYLSMVKIDRALDKNLDEFQACWVALKDIKTLAFDHNLIIREALTYIRQFVEFNPSMLFDLLPRKFTASQLRILFELVYDKAVDVRNFHKKIALMDYVVPLEEKQTGVAHRAARYYKFDRKIYNKTRR, encoded by the coding sequence ATGCATGACATACCCAAACAAATCCCATTGGCAAACAATCACATCTCAGTGGACTGTGTAGTGATCGGTTTTGACGGAGAACAACTCAAGGTTCTGCTGATTAATCGGATAGGAGAGGAAAACGGAAAAGTTTATCGTGACATGAAACTTCCCGGAAGTCTGATCTACATGGATGAAGACCTGGACGAAGCAGCCCAGCGGGTCTTATTCGAACTGACCGGTATCCGAAACGTCAACCTGATGCAATTTAAGGCATTCGGTTCCAAAAACCGGACGAGCAATCCCAAAGATGTACATTGGTTGGAACGGGCTATGCAATCGAAAGTGGAACGCATAGTCACCATAGCTTATCTGTCGATGGTAAAGATAGATCGGGCACTGGACAAGAATCTGGATGAATTTCAAGCCTGTTGGGTAGCGTTGAAAGACATAAAGACATTGGCTTTCGACCATAACTTGATAATCAGAGAGGCGCTGACTTATATCCGGCAATTCGTAGAGTTTAATCCTTCGATGCTATTCGACTTGTTGCCGCGTAAGTTCACCGCATCTCAGTTACGAATCCTGTTCGAACTGGTATATGACAAAGCAGTGGATGTGCGTAACTTCCATAAAAAGATAGCTCTGATGGACTACGTTGTACCGCTGGAAGAGAAACAAACCGGAGTAGCCCATCGGGCAGCCCGTTATTATAAGTTCGACAGGAAGATATATAATAAGACAAGACGATAA
- the thiD gene encoding bifunctional hydroxymethylpyrimidine kinase/phosphomethylpyrimidine kinase — protein MKTYPVVLSIAGSDCSGGAGIQADIKTISALGAYAASVITAVTVQNTRGVKAVHTVPAEIVQGQIEAVMEDLRPDALKIGMVSEPALVKIIAGCLLKYPHCPIVYDPVMVSTSGRKLMAKDAIQLIKEELFPLTSLITPNLDETEVLTGKKITTAEEMKEAARQLSEEYHTAVLVKGGHLEGNEMQDVLFTDGNAYIYKEKKIESRNLHGTGCTLSSSIATYLALGLPMDQAVGKAKSYVSKAIDAGKEIIIGHGNGPLCHFWGPEKARIWDDNKVE, from the coding sequence ATGAAAACTTATCCGGTCGTTCTTTCCATTGCCGGCTCCGACTGTTCGGGCGGGGCAGGCATTCAGGCAGATATAAAAACGATTTCTGCTTTGGGAGCATATGCGGCATCGGTAATTACTGCTGTTACCGTGCAGAATACAAGAGGAGTAAAAGCTGTGCATACAGTTCCTGCTGAGATAGTGCAGGGACAGATTGAAGCGGTTATGGAAGATTTGCGTCCGGATGCCCTGAAAATAGGTATGGTGAGTGAACCGGCGCTTGTGAAGATTATTGCCGGGTGCCTGCTAAAGTATCCTCATTGTCCGATAGTTTATGATCCCGTCATGGTTTCAACCAGTGGACGGAAGTTGATGGCAAAAGATGCAATACAGTTGATCAAAGAAGAACTTTTTCCACTTACAAGCCTGATCACTCCCAATCTGGATGAAACGGAGGTACTGACCGGAAAGAAAATCACAACAGCAGAAGAGATGAAAGAAGCTGCCCGGCAACTTTCAGAAGAGTATCATACAGCGGTATTGGTGAAAGGAGGACATCTGGAGGGAAACGAAATGCAGGATGTGCTGTTTACCGATGGGAACGCCTATATATATAAGGAGAAAAAGATAGAGAGCCGGAATTTGCATGGGACGGGATGCACCCTTTCTTCTTCGATCGCCACCTATCTGGCATTAGGACTTCCTATGGACCAGGCAGTTGGCAAGGCAAAGAGTTATGTAAGCAAAGCTATTGATGCCGGCAAGGAAATAATTATCGGACATGGCAACGGACCGTTATGTCACTTCTGGGGCCCTGAGAAAGCCCGGATATGGGACGATAATAAGGTAGAATAG
- the sucD gene encoding succinate--CoA ligase subunit alpha gives MSILIDKSTRLLVQGITGRDGLFHAKKMAEYGTNVVGGTSPGKGGTMIDDTFPVFNTMHEAVRRTQANTSVIFVPARFAADAIMEAADAGIRLIICITEGIPTLDVIKAYRFVELKGAKLIGPNCPGLISPGESLVGILPGQVFTPGNIGVISRSGTLTYEIVSHLTAKGMGQSTAIGMGGDPVVGLYFRDLLGMLQNDPQTDAIVMIGEIGGNAEELAATYIREHVTKPVVAFIAGRSAPPGKQMGHAGAIISGSSGSATEKISALEAAGIRVAGEPSEIPDLLKGSF, from the coding sequence ATGAGCATACTTATTGATAAATCTACCCGACTTTTGGTGCAGGGTATCACAGGCAGGGACGGACTCTTTCATGCCAAAAAGATGGCTGAATACGGAACAAATGTGGTGGGCGGAACATCACCCGGCAAAGGAGGAACAATGATAGACGATACCTTTCCGGTATTCAACACCATGCATGAGGCTGTTCGCCGAACGCAAGCCAATACATCTGTTATTTTCGTACCGGCACGCTTTGCTGCCGATGCTATTATGGAGGCTGCCGATGCCGGTATCCGGCTGATAATTTGTATCACAGAAGGAATTCCTACATTGGATGTAATAAAGGCCTACCGGTTTGTCGAACTGAAGGGAGCTAAACTCATTGGGCCGAATTGCCCCGGCCTGATCTCTCCCGGAGAAAGTCTGGTAGGTATTCTTCCGGGGCAAGTGTTCACTCCGGGCAATATAGGAGTAATCAGCCGTAGCGGTACGTTGACCTATGAAATCGTATCACATCTGACTGCTAAAGGTATGGGACAGTCCACTGCCATTGGTATGGGAGGTGATCCGGTTGTCGGACTTTATTTTCGTGATCTTTTGGGAATGTTACAAAATGATCCGCAAACTGATGCTATTGTGATGATTGGTGAGATTGGGGGTAACGCAGAAGAGTTGGCCGCAACATACATTCGTGAACATGTGACTAAACCTGTGGTGGCATTTATTGCAGGGAGATCTGCCCCGCCGGGTAAACAGATGGGACATGCCGGAGCTATTATATCCGGAAGTTCCGGTTCTGCAACCGAAAAGATTTCAGCATTGGAAGCTGCAGGAATCAGAGTTGCCGGTGAACCCTCGGAAATACCGGATTTACTGAAAGGCAGTTTCTAA
- a CDS encoding SDR family NAD(P)-dependent oxidoreductase: protein MKKVIIIGATSGIGKGLAERFLREGNTVGITGRREDKLQEICSQNKNCFYSVSDVTKDTDTVRQLSNLVNRVGGMDILVFCSGIGELNPELDYLLEKPTLLTNVIGFTNVVDWAFHFFQKQEWGHLIVISSVGGMRGEGIAPAYNASKAYQINYTEGLRKKTAKLPYSIYITDVRPGFVDTAMAKGEGLFWITPLDKAVQQIYRAILRRRKVAYVSKRWKYVALLLRMIPASIYCKM from the coding sequence ATGAAAAAAGTTATTATTATAGGAGCTACTTCCGGAATCGGTAAAGGATTAGCAGAGCGCTTTCTCCGGGAAGGAAATACAGTTGGTATTACGGGGCGTAGAGAAGATAAACTACAAGAGATCTGTTCTCAAAATAAAAATTGTTTTTATAGTGTTTCCGATGTTACCAAAGATACCGATACAGTCCGACAACTGAGCAATCTTGTGAACAGAGTGGGAGGTATGGATATACTTGTATTCTGTTCGGGAATAGGGGAGCTAAATCCTGAACTTGATTATCTTCTAGAGAAACCGACTCTTTTAACCAATGTAATAGGATTTACCAATGTAGTGGATTGGGCTTTTCACTTTTTTCAGAAGCAAGAATGGGGGCATTTGATTGTAATTTCATCTGTAGGCGGAATGCGCGGTGAAGGAATAGCCCCGGCATACAATGCCTCGAAAGCCTATCAAATCAACTATACCGAAGGATTAAGAAAAAAAACAGCCAAGCTACCTTATTCTATTTATATCACTGATGTACGTCCCGGATTTGTCGATACGGCAATGGCAAAAGGGGAGGGGTTGTTTTGGATTACTCCGTTGGATAAAGCTGTACAACAGATTTATCGCGCCATCCTTCGAAGAAGAAAAGTTGCGTATGTTTCGAAGAGATGGAAATACGTAGCATTACTTCTGAGAATGATACCCGCCTCGATTTATTGTAAAATGTGA
- a CDS encoding Crp/Fnr family transcriptional regulator: protein MDEEVKGFNRYMSKVDFQPVTEFIFQNGQLTDYKKGEFFSRQNESCKMVGYVTEGSFRYCCTDSRGGSKIVGYTFDHSFVGNYPAFRLGDNSNVDIQAICNCSVYVINNRQLEEFYSRNETNQKLGRQIAEILLWEVYERMISLYSMTPEERYTEILKRCPELLNLISLKELASYLMICPETLSRLRRKLVQK from the coding sequence ATGTCAAAGGTTGACTTTCAACCTGTCACAGAATTTATATTTCAAAATGGACAGTTGACAGATTATAAAAAGGGAGAGTTTTTTAGCCGTCAAAATGAATCTTGCAAAATGGTAGGCTACGTGACGGAAGGCTCCTTTCGTTATTGCTGTACCGACAGCCGTGGAGGAAGTAAGATTGTCGGTTATACGTTTGATCACTCTTTTGTGGGAAATTATCCTGCTTTTCGTCTGGGAGACAATTCTAATGTCGATATACAAGCTATTTGTAATTGTTCGGTTTATGTAATCAATAACAGGCAATTAGAGGAGTTTTACAGTCGAAATGAAACAAATCAAAAGTTAGGTAGGCAAATAGCAGAGATATTGCTTTGGGAAGTATATGAGCGGATGATCTCTTTATATAGTATGACTCCTGAAGAACGCTATACGGAAATCTTAAAACGCTGTCCCGAATTGTTGAACTTGATCTCGCTAAAAGAATTGGCATCCTATCTGATGATCTGTCCGGAAACACTGAGTCGTCTTCGAAGAAAATTAGTACAAAAGTAA
- the fabD gene encoding ACP S-malonyltransferase: MKAFVFPGQGAQFVGMGKDLYETSALAKELFEKANDILGYRITDIMFNGTDEDLRQTKVTQPAVFLHSVISALCMGDDFKPEMTAGHSLGEFSALVAAGALSFEDGLKLVYARAMAMQKACEATPSTMAAIIALPDEKVEEICASVTAEGEVCVPANYNCPGQIVISGSVPGIEKACELMKAAGAKRALPLKVGGAFHSPLMDPAKVELEAAINATEFHTPKCPVYQNVDALPHTDPQEIKKNLVAQLTASVRWTQTVKNMVADGATDFTECGPGAVLQGLIKKIDSTVSAHGIA, translated from the coding sequence ATGAAAGCATTTGTATTCCCCGGTCAAGGTGCCCAATTCGTAGGTATGGGTAAGGACCTGTATGAAACTTCAGCTTTAGCAAAAGAATTGTTTGAAAAAGCAAATGATATCCTGGGATATCGCATTACAGATATTATGTTCAACGGTACGGACGAAGATCTTCGTCAGACCAAGGTTACTCAGCCTGCTGTATTCCTTCACTCTGTTATTTCTGCACTTTGCATGGGTGATGACTTCAAACCTGAAATGACTGCCGGACACTCACTGGGTGAGTTTTCTGCATTGGTTGCTGCCGGCGCTCTGTCTTTTGAAGACGGCTTAAAATTGGTTTATGCACGTGCTATGGCTATGCAGAAAGCTTGTGAGGCAACTCCTTCTACAATGGCTGCTATTATAGCTTTACCGGATGAGAAAGTAGAAGAAATCTGTGCTTCTGTTACCGCTGAAGGAGAAGTTTGTGTACCTGCCAATTACAACTGTCCGGGACAGATTGTAATTTCCGGATCTGTACCGGGTATCGAAAAAGCTTGTGAACTGATGAAAGCAGCCGGAGCTAAGCGTGCGCTTCCGTTGAAAGTAGGCGGTGCATTCCATTCTCCTCTGATGGATCCTGCCAAAGTAGAATTGGAAGCTGCCATTAACGCGACTGAGTTCCACACACCGAAATGTCCGGTTTATCAGAATGTAGATGCCCTGCCCCATACAGACCCGCAGGAAATCAAGAAGAATCTGGTTGCTCAGTTGACTGCTTCTGTACGTTGGACACAGACCGTAAAAAATATGGTTGCCGATGGTGCTACCGACTTCACAGAATGTGGACCGGGTGCCGTATTGCAGGGATTGATCAAGAAGATCGACTCTACAGTTTCGGCTCACGGAATAGCATAA